From Companilactobacillus heilongjiangensis, one genomic window encodes:
- the pgmB gene encoding beta-phosphoglucomutase, whose protein sequence is MVKFEQIKGFLFDLDGVIANTSAYHSKAWHQLADELGVTWTEDLGNQLKGVGRMDSLNLILKYGHKENVYTEDEKVKYAEEKNENYLNLLNGLDKSEILPGMEDFIKDLSAHHYLISLASSSKNSPLVLEKLDLRKYFDEKVDPATLTHGKPDPEIYTRAAESLKLKPEECIGLEDASAGVTSINGSGAISVGIGDPTVLKDADINFNNTAEVTLANIEKAMDNKKVLNK, encoded by the coding sequence ATGGTTAAATTCGAACAGATTAAAGGATTTTTATTCGATCTAGATGGAGTTATCGCCAATACATCCGCATATCATTCAAAAGCATGGCATCAATTGGCTGATGAATTAGGCGTAACTTGGACAGAAGACTTGGGAAATCAACTTAAAGGTGTTGGTCGAATGGACTCACTTAATCTCATCTTGAAGTATGGTCACAAAGAAAATGTCTATACTGAAGATGAAAAAGTTAAATATGCTGAAGAGAAGAATGAAAATTATTTGAACTTATTGAATGGTTTGGATAAATCAGAAATTCTACCTGGTATGGAGGACTTTATTAAAGACCTTTCAGCACATCATTACTTGATTTCATTAGCATCATCATCCAAGAATTCACCACTAGTTTTGGAAAAATTAGACTTAAGAAAATATTTCGATGAAAAAGTTGATCCAGCCACTTTGACACACGGTAAGCCAGATCCAGAAATTTATACTCGTGCCGCTGAAAGCTTGAAATTAAAACCAGAAGAATGTATCGGATTGGAAGATGCCTCAGCAGGTGTCACATCAATCAATGGTTCTGGTGCAATTTCAGTCGGTATCGGTGATCCAACAGTTTTGAAAGATGCTGATATTAACTTCAACAATACAGCTGAAGTAACATTAGCAAATATTGAAAAAGCTATGGATAACAAAAAAGTATTAAATAAGTAA
- a CDS encoding glycoside hydrolase family 65 protein yields the protein MQRIFEVDPWNVVTHKLDRENKRLQESLTSLGNGYMGMRGNFEEDYTGDSLPGIYLAGIWYPDKTRVGWWKNGYPKYFGKVINAVNFIKMNFLIDGSQLDLNKDKISDFTLDLNMKDATLTRSFIVDKKGSKVKFNFVRFLSVAQKELSVQKVTFENLSDKGVDIKVISSLDANVKNEDSNYDESFWNVLEITKDSLIAETKPNDFGTPRFTSGMQVGYVTNLAETDQNITDLETSKTFEKVLKPNEVESIEKRVIVLTSRDYKELDNLRDALEGISARVARVPYEKLYAAHANVWDIRWNQSDIKIDGDTDAQQGMRFNLFGLFTTYSGEDSRLNIGPKGFTGEKYGGATYWDTEAFCIPVYLGISKPEVSRNLLMYRYNQLKGAYVNAKEQGLNGALFPMVTFNGIECHNEWEITFEEIHRNGDIAFAIYNYTRYTGDKSFVLNEGSKVLTEISRFWADRVHFSKRNDKYMIHGVTGPDEYENNVDNNWYTNFLAKWTLKYTLEILGEVSKDQFAKLGVSDAEMKQWQDIVDKMYLPYDEDLGIFVQHDGFLDKDLEPVSAIPKDQLPINQHWSWDKILRSPYIKQGDVLQGIWDFIDDFSEREKKRNFDFYEPLTVHESSLSPAIHSVLAADLHYEEKAVAFYERTARLDLDNYNNDTADGLHITSMTGGWLAMVQGFAGMRVHADGTLSYKPFLPKKWNSYSFRQVFRGRVIEISVDSEGPHFELISGEPLEIKVYDKSKLLK from the coding sequence ATGCAAAGAATTTTTGAAGTAGATCCTTGGAACGTTGTAACTCACAAATTAGACCGCGAGAACAAACGTCTTCAAGAGAGTCTAACCAGCTTAGGAAATGGTTACATGGGGATGAGAGGTAACTTTGAGGAGGATTATACAGGTGATAGTCTTCCTGGAATCTACCTTGCCGGTATTTGGTATCCCGATAAGACTCGTGTCGGCTGGTGGAAAAATGGTTATCCAAAATATTTTGGAAAAGTTATCAATGCTGTAAACTTTATAAAAATGAATTTTCTAATCGATGGATCACAATTGGACCTCAACAAGGATAAAATCAGTGATTTCACTTTAGACTTAAATATGAAAGATGCTACTTTGACACGTTCATTTATCGTGGACAAGAAGGGTAGTAAAGTTAAATTTAATTTTGTCAGATTTTTGAGTGTTGCTCAAAAGGAATTATCAGTTCAAAAGGTAACTTTTGAGAACCTATCTGATAAAGGTGTCGATATTAAGGTTATTTCTTCACTTGACGCTAATGTTAAAAATGAAGATTCCAATTATGACGAGAGTTTCTGGAATGTTCTTGAGATTACTAAAGATAGTTTGATTGCTGAAACAAAACCAAATGACTTTGGTACACCAAGATTTACTTCTGGTATGCAAGTCGGCTATGTCACTAATTTAGCTGAAACAGATCAAAATATCACTGATCTTGAAACAAGTAAGACTTTCGAAAAGGTATTAAAACCTAACGAAGTCGAGTCAATTGAGAAACGTGTTATCGTCCTTACATCACGTGATTATAAAGAATTAGACAACTTACGCGATGCATTGGAAGGTATCAGTGCTCGAGTTGCTCGGGTTCCATATGAAAAGCTTTATGCAGCCCATGCCAATGTTTGGGACATTCGTTGGAATCAATCCGATATTAAGATTGACGGCGATACTGATGCTCAACAAGGTATGCGCTTCAACCTCTTTGGCCTATTCACAACTTATTCTGGTGAAGATTCACGACTCAACATTGGTCCTAAAGGCTTCACCGGTGAAAAGTATGGTGGGGCAACTTATTGGGATACTGAAGCATTCTGTATTCCAGTTTACTTAGGAATTTCTAAGCCTGAAGTTTCTAGAAATCTCTTGATGTATCGTTATAACCAACTCAAAGGTGCTTATGTAAATGCCAAAGAGCAAGGTTTGAATGGTGCATTATTCCCAATGGTAACTTTCAATGGTATCGAGTGTCATAACGAATGGGAAATCACGTTTGAGGAAATTCACCGTAACGGCGATATAGCGTTCGCCATTTATAATTACACTCGTTATACAGGTGACAAGTCATTTGTTCTCAATGAGGGTAGCAAGGTCTTGACTGAGATTTCTCGTTTCTGGGCTGATCGTGTTCACTTCAGCAAGCGTAATGACAAGTATATGATTCATGGCGTTACCGGGCCTGATGAATATGAGAATAACGTTGACAACAATTGGTACACGAATTTCTTAGCCAAATGGACATTGAAATATACTTTGGAAATTTTAGGTGAGGTTTCAAAAGATCAATTTGCTAAATTAGGCGTTTCTGATGCTGAAATGAAACAATGGCAAGATATTGTAGACAAAATGTATTTACCATACGACGAAGATTTGGGTATTTTCGTTCAACATGATGGCTTTTTGGATAAAGATCTTGAGCCAGTCAGCGCAATTCCAAAGGATCAATTGCCAATTAATCAACATTGGTCATGGGATAAAATTCTTCGTTCACCATATATCAAGCAAGGAGATGTCTTGCAAGGTATCTGGGATTTCATTGATGATTTCAGTGAACGTGAGAAGAAACGTAACTTCGATTTCTACGAACCACTAACAGTTCACGAATCAAGTCTTTCGCCTGCAATTCACTCTGTTTTAGCTGCTGACTTGCACTATGAGGAGAAAGCGGTTGCATTCTATGAGAGAACCGCTAGACTAGACTTAGACAATTATAATAATGACACTGCAGACGGTTTGCATATCACTTCTATGACTGGTGGCTGGTTGGCCATGGTTCAAGGATTTGCTGGCATGAGAGTTCACGCCGATGGTACCTTGAGCTATAAGCCATTCTTACCAAAGAAATGGAATAGCTATTCATTCAGACAGGTCTTTAGAGGCAGAGTTATTGAAATTTCGGTCGATAGCGAAGGACCACATTTCGAGCTCATCTCTGGAGAACCGCTTGAAATTAAAGTTTATGATAAATCAAAACTGCTTAAATAA
- a CDS encoding alpha/beta hydrolase — MRRDNRRNKTRKYPIIIIIALLLLGTFSLLWTKKNAANASNNSDTTLTPIIMIPGSGADNSALDGLIATVDQRYKENHSVLKVTVNTDNSLTYTGHIQPKDKHPYIVVGFENSQDGFENIKKQAKWFNIAFRDLQRKYHFHTFNAFGHSNGSLIWTYFLEDDFKQTNTKIKHFMTIGAPFNLEETNSDDHTEMLDQLIDGRKNLPKNLSYYSVAGTKQYANDGIVPLSSVDSGKYIYQDQIKHYMFITLTGTNAEHSDMLTNAQFITLFHQFISKVPAKATNQTKK, encoded by the coding sequence ATGCGTAGGGATAATAGACGTAATAAAACTCGGAAATATCCAATTATCATTATTATAGCTTTACTTTTATTAGGAACTTTTTCATTATTATGGACCAAAAAGAATGCGGCCAATGCCTCAAATAATTCTGATACAACGTTGACACCGATAATTATGATTCCCGGTAGTGGTGCTGATAACAGTGCTCTTGACGGTTTAATTGCGACTGTAGACCAGCGGTACAAGGAAAATCACAGTGTACTAAAAGTTACCGTGAATACTGATAATTCCTTGACTTATACTGGACATATTCAACCTAAAGACAAACATCCATACATCGTCGTTGGCTTCGAAAATAGTCAAGATGGCTTTGAGAATATTAAGAAGCAGGCCAAGTGGTTTAATATTGCATTCCGGGATTTGCAAAGAAAGTACCACTTCCACACCTTCAATGCTTTCGGTCACTCTAATGGTAGCTTGATTTGGACATATTTCCTTGAAGATGACTTCAAACAGACTAATACTAAAATCAAACATTTTATGACAATCGGAGCACCGTTCAATCTTGAAGAAACTAATTCTGACGATCATACAGAAATGCTCGACCAACTCATTGATGGCAGAAAGAATCTACCTAAGAATCTGAGCTATTACTCAGTTGCTGGAACTAAGCAGTACGCAAATGATGGAATCGTGCCATTGAGCAGCGTGGACTCTGGTAAATATATCTATCAGGATCAGATCAAACACTACATGTTTATTACGCTCACAGGCACCAATGCTGAGCATTCTGATATGTTGACAAATGCGCAATTTATCACCCTATTCCACCAATTTATTAGTAAAGTACCAGCCAAAGCCACTAATCAAACAAAAAAGTAA
- a CDS encoding HAD family hydrolase: MPKYLVFMDLDGTLLADHKHISVRTKSTIERLQKHDVMFYIATGRMYELAKITQGRLNPNVHMITSNGAVFDGPAGQEITHLGSKAVELAYQVTQVDKLPMMLFTSKKAYFTEKIPHFIAQNAGNFDNAFGYKEIESLDELKEVESEITNGVILSRGNMAELDKVRDELAASKLLHLSSSGVDNIEMIPLKIDKGTAVKRIQLEQHIDADHTFVFGDGMNDVGMMKEAKYSVAMGNALPAVKEQANFETNTNDNDGLSRFLEHFFKEEF, from the coding sequence ATGCCAAAATATTTAGTTTTTATGGATCTCGATGGAACACTTTTAGCTGATCACAAACATATCTCTGTTCGGACTAAGAGTACAATTGAACGTTTGCAGAAACATGACGTAATGTTTTATATCGCCACAGGTCGTATGTATGAATTGGCAAAAATTACTCAAGGCCGTTTGAATCCTAATGTGCACATGATTACTTCAAATGGGGCAGTTTTCGACGGTCCAGCTGGTCAAGAGATTACTCATTTAGGAAGCAAGGCAGTTGAATTAGCTTATCAAGTCACGCAAGTTGATAAGTTGCCAATGATGTTATTCACGTCTAAGAAAGCTTATTTCACGGAAAAAATTCCACACTTTATTGCTCAGAATGCTGGTAACTTTGACAATGCCTTCGGTTATAAGGAGATTGAAAGTTTGGATGAGTTGAAAGAAGTTGAGTCTGAAATCACTAACGGAGTTATTTTGAGTCGTGGAAATATGGCAGAGTTAGATAAAGTTCGTGACGAATTAGCTGCAAGTAAGTTGTTGCACTTGTCATCTTCCGGAGTTGATAATATTGAGATGATTCCTTTGAAGATTGATAAAGGAACAGCTGTTAAGAGAATCCAGTTAGAACAACATATTGATGCCGATCATACTTTTGTTTTCGGTGATGGAATGAACGACGTTGGTATGATGAAAGAGGCTAAGTATTCCGTTGCGATGGGCAATGCACTGCCCGCCGTGAAAGAACAAGCTAACTTTGAAACTAATACCAACGATAACGATGGACTATCCAGATTTTTGGAGCACTTCTTTAAGGAAGAGTTCTAG
- a CDS encoding VOC family protein: MKIEHVGLFVRDLERTVEFYKTFFEAKSSEKYHNPVTTFSSRFLTFPDGARLEVCTRDDLNKHHEQGYPLGYMHLAMSLGSKEKVDELSEKITAAGYKHLSGPRTTGDGYYESVVCDPEGNQIELTV; encoded by the coding sequence ATGAAAATTGAACACGTTGGTCTATTTGTGAGAGACCTTGAGAGAACGGTTGAATTTTACAAAACATTTTTTGAAGCTAAGTCTTCTGAAAAGTATCATAATCCAGTTACAACTTTCTCATCACGTTTTCTAACGTTTCCAGATGGTGCTAGATTGGAAGTCTGCACTCGAGACGATTTGAACAAACATCATGAACAAGGCTATCCATTGGGATACATGCACCTTGCCATGTCACTCGGTTCAAAGGAAAAAGTCGATGAATTATCCGAAAAGATTACAGCTGCTGGTTACAAACATCTCAGTGGTCCTAGAACTACTGGCGATGGCTATTATGAAAGTGTTGTTTGTGATCCTGAAGGCAATCAAATTGAATTAACAGTTTAA
- a CDS encoding GH25 family lysozyme, whose product MVLKRRFIVALTTFMSLLIVFFGATTVDAARSDMVDVSNYNGAMTVANFQDMHNNYGVKAVVTKISEGTSFKDVTAANNIATAQSAGMYISGYHYAHYSSVSGAIAEADYAARTAQADGLPKGSVLVADVESSEQSASSVSQNNADNAAFMNEVAKYGYRSTIYTMGSWVGSVMNVSQGWIASYPYDPTGQDWYTSNHGWQWSSTSTFSGSYGNFDVSELYDSFFTSYQSTTGSTTTTTGSSSTNSGSTSTTGSSSSTTSSTTVSGTSVINVNNASGNFVPLVSISSDGGTVQTLSSRALSNHSSWQTDQTKTVGGVAYYRVATNEWVAANYLTGGNSNSSQSSSTNNLSVIKVKNSNASFVQLKALQDDGTMKDVTNRALGNNTSWQTDQTKVVSGVTYYRVATNEWVAGSYIIS is encoded by the coding sequence ATGGTTTTGAAGAGAAGATTTATTGTAGCTTTGACTACATTCATGTCTTTGTTGATTGTGTTCTTTGGTGCTACAACTGTTGATGCGGCCCGGAGCGATATGGTTGACGTTTCGAATTACAACGGTGCTATGACTGTTGCTAATTTCCAAGACATGCACAATAATTACGGTGTCAAAGCAGTAGTAACGAAGATTAGTGAGGGGACCTCGTTTAAAGATGTTACGGCTGCTAATAATATTGCGACAGCTCAATCTGCGGGGATGTATATTAGTGGCTATCACTACGCACATTACAGTTCTGTCAGCGGTGCGATTGCTGAAGCTGATTATGCCGCAAGAACAGCTCAAGCTGATGGCTTACCTAAAGGGTCAGTATTGGTAGCTGATGTTGAAAGTTCTGAGCAGAGTGCTAGTTCGGTATCGCAGAATAATGCAGATAACGCAGCATTTATGAATGAAGTAGCTAAGTATGGTTACCGTTCAACAATTTACACGATGGGGTCTTGGGTTGGTTCCGTTATGAATGTTAGCCAAGGTTGGATTGCATCATATCCATATGATCCTACTGGTCAAGATTGGTATACTTCAAATCATGGCTGGCAATGGTCAAGTACATCTACCTTTAGTGGTAGTTATGGAAACTTTGATGTTTCTGAACTGTACGATAGTTTCTTTACAAGCTATCAATCAACAACTGGTTCAACAACTACTACGACAGGCTCAAGTTCAACTAATAGTGGTTCAACTTCCACAACTGGTTCTTCCAGCAGCACAACAAGCTCAACAACGGTAAGTGGGACTTCAGTTATTAATGTCAACAATGCCTCCGGAAACTTTGTACCATTAGTTTCAATTAGTAGTGATGGTGGTACTGTTCAAACGTTGAGCAGTCGTGCCTTGAGTAATCATTCTTCATGGCAAACTGACCAGACTAAAACAGTTGGTGGTGTAGCTTATTATCGTGTCGCTACCAATGAATGGGTGGCAGCCAATTATTTAACTGGTGGCAATTCAAATTCTAGTCAAAGCAGTTCAACTAATAATTTGAGCGTTATTAAAGTTAAGAATAGTAATGCTAGTTTTGTTCAGTTGAAGGCCTTGCAAGATGATGGAACTATGAAAGATGTTACTAACCGTGCTTTGGGAAATAATACTTCATGGCAAACCGATCAAACTAAAGTTGTTAGTGGTGTGACATATTATCGTGTTGCTACTAATGAGTGGGTTGCTGGTAGTTATATTATTAGTTAA
- a CDS encoding aldose epimerase family protein, which translates to MVVVKTKFGETGGQEVSLYKITNKNQTSISVLSYAATWQNFEVVEDGVKRSLIEHFDNVADYVKTPYEVGKTIGRVAGRIGKAHFSIDDKDYQLTPNDGQNIIHSGNHGLQMQNFDATVDSENSVLFTHTVSGEDGFPGVLKVKIRYALSDDDEVTITYSGRSNQDTLFNPSCHVYFNINDGNLRQAALKVNSKRFLDMNEEKVPTGKLLAVTNAYDFKNFKKIGQGLKQLKPLDKFEFDDAYVVHDKAATLKDDKRAIDFYTDRNGLVIFTANPVDAQKASVHDHDSIAMELMTLPDAINHTDFGNTILNAGQKVSYTNKFRYRKLK; encoded by the coding sequence ATGGTAGTTGTAAAAACAAAATTTGGGGAGACTGGTGGACAAGAGGTTTCTCTTTATAAAATAACTAATAAAAATCAAACGAGTATCAGTGTCTTGAGTTATGCTGCAACGTGGCAAAACTTCGAGGTTGTTGAAGATGGTGTAAAGCGTTCTTTGATTGAACATTTCGACAACGTGGCAGATTACGTTAAAACGCCATATGAAGTCGGTAAAACGATTGGACGGGTTGCTGGTAGAATTGGCAAGGCTCACTTCAGTATCGATGACAAGGACTACCAATTAACGCCAAATGACGGTCAGAATATCATTCACAGTGGTAATCATGGATTGCAAATGCAAAACTTTGATGCAACAGTGGATTCTGAAAATTCAGTTTTGTTTACACATACTGTCAGTGGTGAGGATGGGTTTCCTGGTGTTCTGAAGGTTAAGATTCGTTACGCTTTAAGTGATGATGATGAGGTTACAATCACTTATAGTGGACGTAGTAATCAAGATACTTTGTTCAATCCAAGTTGTCATGTGTACTTTAATATCAATGACGGCAATCTTCGTCAAGCAGCCTTAAAAGTTAATTCCAAACGTTTCTTGGATATGAATGAGGAAAAGGTACCAACTGGTAAATTATTGGCTGTTACGAATGCTTATGACTTTAAGAATTTCAAGAAGATTGGTCAAGGATTGAAACAGTTAAAGCCTTTGGATAAATTTGAATTTGACGATGCTTATGTTGTGCACGATAAAGCAGCAACCTTAAAAGATGACAAACGTGCCATTGATTTTTATACTGATCGTAATGGGTTAGTTATTTTTACAGCCAATCCAGTTGATGCGCAAAAGGCAAGTGTCCATGATCACGATTCAATCGCCATGGAGTTAATGACTTTACCAGATGCCATTAATCACACTGACTTTGGAAATACGATTTTGAATGCTGGTCAAAAGGTCAGCTATACCAATAAATTTAGATATCGAAAATTGAAGTAG
- the gap gene encoding type I glyceraldehyde-3-phosphate dehydrogenase: MTTKIGINGFGRIGRLAFRRIATLRDQGKTDLEVVAINDLTSPHMLAHLLKYDTGHGNFKIDSITNEDDAIVVDGQRIPVYAERNAQDLKWVGNDGVDIVLECTGFYTSTEKAQAHLDAGAKRVLISAPSGQMPTVVYGVNEDILTNDVRIASVGSCTTNCIALLANAVNREFGIKAGSMTTIHAYTATQMLQDGPERNGNVRAARAAAQNIIPHSTGAAKALGLVIPDLQGKLDGHAQRVPVISGSVTELVTTLDKEVTVDEVNAAVKKYTDNSESFGFNDDEIVSSDVIGTSYGSIFDPTQTQIVGSGASQVVKTVAWYDNESGFTAQMIRSLEKYASLD; this comes from the coding sequence ATGACAACAAAAATTGGTATTAATGGATTTGGTAGAATCGGACGTTTAGCATTTAGAAGAATTGCAACTTTGCGTGATCAAGGTAAGACAGATCTTGAGGTCGTTGCTATCAACGATTTGACATCACCACATATGTTGGCTCACTTGTTAAAATACGACACTGGTCATGGTAACTTTAAGATTGATTCAATCACTAATGAAGATGACGCAATTGTCGTTGATGGTCAAAGAATTCCTGTATATGCTGAAAGAAATGCCCAAGATTTGAAATGGGTCGGCAATGACGGCGTTGATATTGTTCTTGAATGTACTGGTTTCTATACATCAACTGAAAAAGCTCAAGCTCACCTTGACGCTGGTGCCAAACGAGTTTTGATTTCAGCTCCATCTGGCCAAATGCCAACTGTAGTTTATGGTGTTAATGAAGATATTTTGACAAACGATGTTCGGATTGCTTCAGTTGGTTCATGTACAACTAACTGTATCGCACTTTTGGCTAACGCTGTGAATAGGGAATTTGGTATCAAGGCTGGTTCCATGACAACTATTCACGCTTATACAGCTACTCAAATGCTACAAGATGGCCCAGAACGTAACGGAAATGTTCGTGCCGCTCGTGCTGCTGCTCAAAACATTATTCCTCATTCAACAGGTGCTGCTAAAGCTTTGGGATTGGTTATTCCTGATTTACAAGGTAAGTTGGATGGACATGCTCAACGTGTTCCCGTAATCTCAGGATCAGTTACTGAATTGGTAACGACTCTTGATAAAGAAGTAACAGTTGATGAAGTGAACGCAGCTGTAAAGAAGTATACTGATAATTCAGAGTCATTCGGATTTAATGATGATGAGATTGTTTCATCTGATGTAATCGGGACAAGCTATGGTTCAATCTTTGACCCAACACAGACACAAATTGTTGGATCAGGCGCCAGCCAAGTTGTAAAGACAGTTGCTTGGTATGACAATGAATCAGGATTTACAGCTCAAATGATTCGTTCACTTGAAAAGTACGCTAGTTTGGATTAA
- a CDS encoding iron-sulfur cluster biosynthesis family protein — MKIDIKPEAKTYLDNKNVPTDAVILLTTDDGSNKYSSLGGSCAIGDKFQLVILNEADPNYTIKVENDAGYNLLTSENDADLTTNGLNISVWHNALALKDNSGILDGALSVVDWRNVKPETAAERREKMLSLGDKIC; from the coding sequence ATGAAAATCGATATCAAACCAGAAGCAAAAACATACTTAGATAATAAAAACGTTCCTACAGATGCAGTCATCCTTCTTACAACCGACGATGGCTCAAATAAATACTCAAGTCTCGGTGGCAGCTGTGCTATCGGTGACAAGTTCCAATTAGTAATTCTTAACGAAGCTGATCCAAACTACACCATTAAAGTGGAAAATGATGCCGGCTATAACTTGCTCACTTCAGAAAACGATGCTGATTTGACAACTAATGGCTTAAACATTTCCGTTTGGCACAATGCCCTAGCTTTGAAAGACAACAGTGGTATTCTCGATGGTGCTTTGTCAGTTGTTGACTGGAGAAATGTTAAACCAGAAACAGCCGCAGAACGCCGTGAAAAAATGCTTAGTTTAGGCGATAAAATTTGTTAA
- a CDS encoding LysR family transcriptional regulator, translating into MNIDTFKMIIAIVQTGSISGAAQQLGYAQSNISARVHQLETDLRTTIFYRTNRGVILTDAGKEFYKRASSIVDMTEDTINQMKHPTKVEGHLRIGTLQSASATFLPPILTEYYRKFPKVRLAIETGNPSNNVQQVLDYEIDGAVVGENIDKKELISIPLVTEELCLISASPETPDLKTASFLVFTTGCIYRKTTEDWLHSQNINLHHPIEFNYLDAIMASVCAGLGISIVPKKIAQSYVDRNLLYMTELPEEFSTVQLDFIYRKDHFVNRPFEEFIKMLKEFADSQEPVLE; encoded by the coding sequence ATGAATATTGACACTTTTAAGATGATTATCGCCATCGTTCAAACCGGCAGTATCTCTGGTGCAGCACAACAACTGGGTTACGCTCAATCAAATATTTCAGCTCGGGTCCATCAATTAGAAACCGACTTAAGAACAACCATCTTTTATCGAACTAACCGTGGCGTTATTTTGACTGACGCAGGTAAAGAGTTTTACAAACGTGCCAGCAGTATCGTTGACATGACAGAGGACACTATCAACCAGATGAAACACCCTACGAAAGTCGAAGGTCACTTACGCATCGGGACATTACAGTCAGCTTCAGCCACTTTCTTACCACCAATTTTGACTGAATATTATCGTAAATTTCCCAAAGTTCGCCTAGCCATTGAAACAGGCAATCCTTCGAATAACGTCCAACAAGTGCTCGATTATGAAATAGACGGCGCTGTAGTGGGTGAAAATATCGACAAAAAGGAACTCATTTCAATCCCATTGGTTACTGAAGAACTTTGCCTAATATCAGCCAGTCCCGAAACACCCGATTTAAAAACGGCTTCATTTCTAGTCTTTACCACTGGTTGCATTTATCGAAAAACTACTGAAGATTGGTTACACTCACAAAACATTAATCTTCATCATCCCATCGAATTCAACTATCTAGACGCCATTATGGCAAGCGTTTGTGCCGGACTTGGTATCAGCATCGTTCCCAAGAAAATTGCTCAATCATACGTTGATCGAAATCTACTATATATGACAGAATTGCCAGAAGAATTCTCAACAGTTCAGTTAGACTTCATTTATCGAAAAGACCATTTTGTTAATCGTCCATTTGAAGAGTTTATCAAAATGTTAAAAGAATTTGCAGATAGTCAAGAGCCTGTTTTGGAGTAG
- a CDS encoding alcohol dehydrogenase catalytic domain-containing protein: protein MKAAYINQVGGIDEIRIGELPMPELHDNEVMIKTLAVSVNFVDTFVRSGGFKTAMDFPFVIGRDAVGTVVEVGKAVAGFHKDELVWTNSMGYDGRPGTTSEFVAVPKSRLYSVPEGTNPIKLVASVHSSATAAILLADILQVQSGNKILIEGAAGHVGTKLATLAKSLGLKVLTTSNIRDFSKLKSLGVSESYDYHDSISAITDKFEYIVDTSGKVDLQDNLAKLTLHGQVGLITAPKTNQFTFDVRQMYTSAQAIKGFVISHASVTQLQHASELLNDNFSAGKLLDDETLQLPMEKAASAQEMLVNGNTKGKKIVLTFN from the coding sequence ATGAAGGCAGCTTATATCAATCAAGTTGGTGGAATTGATGAAATAAGGATTGGTGAGCTACCAATGCCTGAATTACATGACAATGAAGTGATGATCAAAACTTTAGCTGTATCAGTCAATTTTGTGGATACATTTGTCCGTTCAGGTGGCTTCAAAACTGCGATGGATTTTCCATTTGTAATTGGTCGCGATGCGGTCGGAACTGTGGTTGAAGTTGGAAAAGCTGTTGCGGGGTTTCACAAAGATGAATTAGTTTGGACTAATAGTATGGGATATGATGGTCGACCTGGAACCACCAGTGAATTTGTGGCTGTTCCGAAGTCAAGATTATATTCTGTTCCTGAAGGCACTAATCCTATCAAGCTGGTAGCTTCAGTTCATTCTTCAGCAACAGCGGCCATTTTATTGGCAGATATATTGCAAGTTCAGTCTGGAAATAAAATTCTAATAGAGGGTGCTGCCGGTCATGTTGGAACAAAATTGGCGACATTAGCCAAATCGTTAGGATTGAAGGTTTTGACAACCAGCAATATTCGTGATTTTTCAAAGTTAAAATCTTTGGGTGTCAGTGAATCTTATGATTATCATGACTCGATTTCAGCAATTACTGATAAGTTTGAATATATAGTTGATACTTCTGGAAAAGTTGACTTGCAGGATAATTTGGCAAAATTAACATTGCATGGTCAAGTTGGATTGATAACGGCACCCAAAACCAATCAATTTACGTTTGATGTTCGTCAAATGTACACGAGTGCACAAGCAATTAAGGGATTTGTTATCAGCCATGCATCAGTTACGCAGTTGCAACATGCTAGCGAGTTGTTAAATGATAATTTTTCTGCTGGTAAACTGTTGGACGATGAAACTCTGCAATT